One Glycine max cultivar Williams 82 chromosome 3, Glycine_max_v4.0, whole genome shotgun sequence DNA window includes the following coding sequences:
- the LOC100305496 gene encoding S-adenosylmethionine-dependent methyltransferase superfamily protein, translated as MNSISLGSFILTPCKFRPFLQTKHQPIFRTLSPIPLTQKPTFLRATDSNIDAPISLPEGASFVSIPEIIEKDWSVLDCAEHRTTDRIIASGNIEQSSRVLVSTGSEDFVDSLAGLTPSVFVVHDSLLTLACIKEKYDRVKCWQGEIIYVPEKWAPFDAVFLYFLPALPFKLHQILESLAGKCAPGGRVIISHPKGKEVLEQQRKQYPDVVVSDLPNKTYLQSVAAAHSFDVAEFVDEPGLYLAVLICSRA; from the exons ATGAATTCAATTTCTTTAGGTTCCTTCATCCTCACACCATGCAAGTTCCGCCCTTTTCTTCAAACCAAACACCAACCCATATTCCGCACTCTCTCCCCAATTCCCCTGACACAAAAACCCACTTTTCTTCGAGCCACAGACTCGAACATCGACGCCCCCATTTCCCTCCCCGAGGGCGCGTCCTTCGTTTCCATCCCAGAAATCATCGAGAAGGACTGGTCCGTGCTTGATTGCGCCGAACACCGAACCACTGACCGCATTATAGCTTCCGGAAACATCGAACAGAGTTCGAGGGTTTTGGTCTCAACTGGGTCAGAAGACTTTGTTGATTCCTTAGCGGGTTTAACTCCCTCTGTGTTTGTTGTTCATGACTCGCTTCTGACACTGGCttgcattaaagaaaaatatgacaGGGTTAAGTGTTGGCAAGGGGAGATTATTTATGTTCCGGAAAAGTGGGCTCCTTTTGATGCTGTGTTTCTTTATTTCCTTCCCGCGTTGCCCTTCAAGCTCCACCAAATTTTGGAGTCTTTGGCTGGGAAATGTGCACCGG GTGGAAGGGTGATTATCAGTCATCCTAAAGGGAAAGAAGTATTAGAACAGCAACGAAAACAGTACCCAGATGTAGTAGTTTCTGACCTAcctaataaaacatatttacaaAGTGTTGCAGCTGCCCATTCTTTTGACGTGGCTGAATTTGTGGATGAACCTGGCCTTTATTTAGCCGTTTTGATCTGCTCGAGAGCTTAA